From a region of the Mycobacteroides saopaulense genome:
- a CDS encoding YybH family protein, whose amino-acid sequence MTDIEAALDRFVAAFNTNDLDVVMQHFADDAEYLPGDGSRHVGLSAIRREFEPQFGGAYGAMTFDEHDRMIDQSARKAVIRWTCRHDIRARRSGRRLLGLVTRIGAVILPRFGWEGLDVFHFDDRGKITGKYTYSNYVLPRISTKLG is encoded by the coding sequence GTGACGGATATCGAGGCGGCCTTGGATCGGTTCGTAGCAGCGTTCAACACCAATGACCTGGACGTAGTCATGCAACACTTCGCCGACGACGCCGAGTACCTGCCAGGTGACGGCTCACGACATGTGGGCCTGAGTGCTATCCGCCGGGAATTCGAGCCACAGTTCGGCGGCGCCTACGGCGCGATGACATTCGACGAACATGACCGGATGATCGACCAGTCGGCGCGCAAGGCCGTCATCCGGTGGACATGCCGTCATGACATCCGGGCACGCCGATCCGGGCGCAGACTATTGGGTTTGGTCACGCGCATTGGGGCCGTGATACTTCCGCGATTCGGCTGGGAAGGACTCGACGTCTTCCACTTCGATGATCGGGGCAAGATCACCGGCAAGTACACGTACTCGAACTACGTGCTGCCACGCATTAGCACCAAACTGGGCTAG
- a CDS encoding COX15/CtaA family protein: MLYRAFLWVVDLLPMPSLRTQRLIAAAVVLTQGGIAVTGAVVRVTASGLGCPTWPQCFPGSFTPVAVAEVPRIHQAVEFGNRMISFLVVLTAALAVLAVTRARRRREVLVYAWLMPASTVLQAVIGGITVLTGLLWWTVAIHLLVSMGMVWLATLLYVKVGEPDVASDLPTVPPPPAPLRRLTALLGVMLAAILVAGTLVTGAGPHAGDKSITRVVPRLQVEITTLVHLHGTLLVAYLALLVGLGFGLAAIGVTRRVWVRLTVLLGLTLAQGFVGIVQFYTGVPAVLVAVHVAGAAACTAATAALWAALTTPELAATALPQRAEAQAL; the protein is encoded by the coding sequence GTGCTATATCGGGCGTTCCTGTGGGTAGTCGATCTACTGCCTATGCCGAGCCTGCGAACGCAGCGCCTCATCGCCGCGGCCGTGGTGCTCACTCAGGGCGGTATTGCCGTCACCGGTGCCGTCGTGCGCGTCACCGCCTCGGGTCTGGGCTGCCCCACCTGGCCACAGTGCTTCCCGGGCAGCTTCACCCCGGTGGCCGTCGCCGAAGTGCCGCGCATCCACCAGGCCGTCGAGTTCGGAAATCGGATGATCAGCTTCCTGGTGGTTCTCACCGCGGCGCTGGCAGTGCTCGCCGTGACCCGTGCCCGCCGACGCCGCGAGGTCCTCGTCTACGCCTGGCTGATGCCTGCTTCGACAGTTCTGCAGGCGGTGATCGGCGGCATCACGGTGCTGACCGGTCTGCTGTGGTGGACTGTCGCGATTCATCTGCTGGTCTCGATGGGCATGGTGTGGCTGGCCACGCTGCTGTACGTCAAGGTCGGTGAGCCGGACGTCGCATCCGACCTGCCCACCGTGCCACCGCCCCCTGCGCCGCTACGCCGGTTGACCGCTCTGCTCGGTGTGATGTTGGCAGCGATCCTGGTGGCCGGAACCCTGGTCACCGGAGCCGGGCCACATGCCGGCGACAAGAGCATCACCCGCGTGGTGCCCCGACTTCAGGTCGAGATCACCACGCTGGTGCATCTGCACGGCACCCTGCTCGTCGCCTATCTGGCACTGCTGGTTGGCCTGGGGTTCGGACTCGCCGCTATCGGCGTAACCCGGCGCGTTTGGGTGCGTCTGACCGTGCTGCTGGGGCTCACACTGGCGCAGGGATTCGTGGGAATCGTGCAGTTCTACACGGGCGTACCGGCAGTGCTCGTCGCGGTCCATGTCGCGGGCGCGGCCGCCTGTACCGCAGCCACCGCGGCGCTGTGGGCCGCGCTGACCACTCCGGAACTAGCCGCGACCGCGTTGCCCCAACGGGCCGAGGCCCAAGCGCTCTAA
- a CDS encoding ATP-grasp domain-containing protein: protein MGRPDVRLGRPDIFHPRIVLAGCPQLVAGDGDDAELVAALRARDLHARWLSWDDPEAAQADLVILRATWDYPERLEEFLQWAGSVRNVLNPLSVVRWNTDKRYLNDLAAVGIPTVPSTFFAPDEPIVLPDGELVIKPAVAGGSRGAGRFTCPEAARDHAEGLQDEGRTVLIQPYDPRVDHHGETALVFLNGEPSHAFTKAALLPPPGTAAEVDESGLFHAERLAPVKPSSALWKLGAAALAAAATKCRVAMTDLLYARVDVIGGVIDDDPRLLELELVEPSLGWRQLDTEERDLAQRKFVIGVEDALERLGLGPLGQRGRG from the coding sequence GTGGGTCGCCCGGACGTAAGGCTGGGACGGCCGGATATCTTCCATCCGCGCATCGTTCTGGCCGGTTGCCCGCAGCTTGTCGCCGGTGATGGCGACGACGCCGAACTTGTTGCCGCACTGCGTGCCCGTGATCTGCACGCCCGGTGGCTGTCCTGGGATGACCCGGAGGCCGCGCAGGCCGATCTGGTGATCCTGCGTGCCACCTGGGACTATCCGGAGCGTCTGGAGGAATTCCTGCAATGGGCGGGATCTGTTCGTAATGTGCTCAACCCACTCTCGGTGGTGCGCTGGAACACCGACAAGCGCTACCTGAATGACCTTGCTGCAGTTGGTATTCCGACGGTTCCCAGCACCTTCTTCGCACCCGATGAACCCATCGTCCTGCCCGACGGGGAACTCGTGATCAAGCCGGCAGTGGCCGGAGGATCCCGTGGCGCGGGCCGATTCACCTGCCCGGAGGCCGCGCGCGATCACGCGGAGGGGTTGCAGGACGAGGGCCGCACCGTGCTGATCCAGCCCTACGATCCCCGGGTCGACCACCACGGCGAGACGGCGCTGGTCTTCCTCAACGGCGAACCGTCGCACGCGTTTACCAAGGCTGCGCTACTGCCTCCGCCCGGCACCGCGGCCGAGGTCGACGAGTCCGGTCTTTTCCATGCCGAGCGGCTTGCGCCGGTGAAGCCGTCCTCGGCGCTGTGGAAGCTCGGTGCGGCCGCGCTGGCGGCCGCCGCGACGAAGTGCCGAGTTGCGATGACGGACCTGCTGTACGCCCGCGTCGACGTCATCGGTGGTGTGATCGACGACGACCCCCGCCTCTTGGAACTCGAGCTGGTCGAACCGTCCTTGGGCTGGCGCCAGCTGGATACCGAGGAGCGCGATCTGGCGCAACGAAAGTTCGTGATCGGTGTCGAGGACGCGTTAGAGCGCTTGGGCCTCGGCCCGTTGGGGCAACGCGGTCGCGGCTAG